The DNA region AGACCCTGAGCCAGGACTACGTGCGCACGGCGCGCGCGAAGGGCCTGACGCCCATCGTCGTCGTCCTGCGCCACGCCCTGCGCAACTCGCTCATCCCCGTCGTCACGATCGTCGGGCTCAACCTCGGCCGCCTGATCGGCGGCACGGTGATCATCGAGTCGCTCTTCGTCCGCCCAGGCATCGGCCGGGTGATGGTCGACGCCATGGTGGCGCGCGACTACCCGCAGATCCAGGGCACCGTCGCGTTCTTCGCGCTCCTGGTGGTCATGATCAACCTGCTCGTAGACGTCAGTTACGGCCTCCTCGACCCGCGGATCAGGTACTCCTGAATGGCGCGCAAGCGTAGCCTCCTCAAGGCGTTCAAGGGCAACCGCGCGGCGGTCGTCGGCGCCGTCGTGGTCTCGCTCATCGTCCTGGTGGCGGTCTTCGCGCCCTTCATCGCGCCGTTCGACCCCGAGGCCATCAACCTGCGGGCGCGCATGAAGCCGCCGAGCGCCGAGCACTGGTTCGGCACCGACGAGCTCGGCCGCGACATCGTCAGCCGCGTCGTGTGGGGCGCGCGCCCTTCGCTCATGGTCGGCTTCGTCTCCGTGGCCATAGCCACGGTCGTCGGCACGCTCTTCGGGCTCCTGTCCGGGTACCTGGGCGAGGCCGTCGACTCCCTGATCATGCGAGTCATGGACATCGTCCTCTCGTTCCCGCTCCTCCTGCTGGCGCTCGTGGTGCTCAGCCTCTTCGGGCAGAGCCTGTGGAACATCATGCTCGCCGTCGCCGTCGCCTCGGTGCCGCAGTACGCGCGCGTCGTCAGGGCCTCCGTGCTCTCGGTGAAACGGCTCGAGTACGTGGAGGCCGTCAGCGGCCTCGGCGCCGGGCACGGCCGCATCCTCTTCAAGCACATCCTCGGCAACGTCCTCGCCCCGCTCATCGTCCTCGCCACCGTCAGGGTGGCGGCGGCCATCACCATCGAGGCGGCGCTGAGCTTCCTCGGCTTCGGCGATCCAAGCGCGGCCACGTGGGGCAACATCGTGGCCACCGGCAGGCCTTACCTGACCAACGCCCCGTGGATCGCCACGCTCGGTGGCCTGGCCATCAGCGTCACCGTCCTGGGGCTCAACCTGTTGGGCGACGGCCTGCGCGACGCCATGGACCCCCGCCTCAAAGGGGCGGCGACGCCCGGATGACGGCGGCGACTGCCTACCTCGCCGACCGGCGCTCGCCCGTCCCCCACCCGCTACGCACGCGCCCTCACGACCTCCCGCCACTGCCCGAGGCCGTCGCCCCCGCACAAGGAACCCCGCTCCCATGACCACGCTGCGGACGCCGTGGCGCGTCCAGATCCTCATCTACCTCCTCGCCTTCGGCAGCTTCTACCAACAGAGCGTCCTGCTGCCCGTGCTGCCGCGCTACGCAGGCGACCTGGGCATCTCCGTCGGCCTCATCGGCCTCCTGCTCGCCGCCCGGTTCATCGTTCCGGCCCTCTTCGCGGCCCAGCTCGGGGAGTGGACCGCGCGCTTCGGCCTCACGCGCAGCCTCATCTGGGTGAGCGTCGGCACCATCCTCACGACGCCCCTCTACCTCATCGCAGACAACGTCCCGCTGCTGTTCCTCGCGCAGGTCGTGAACGGCAGCCTCTACATGGCGACGTGGATCTGCGCCCAGACCTACGCGACGCGCGTGCCCGACAGGGACTGGGTCGTGGGCGTGTTCGCGACGATCACGGCCGTCGGCATGACGGTCGGCCCGCTCGTCGGCGGCTACCTCCTGGACGTCAGCGGCTACACCGCGGCCTTCGGCGCCTACGCGGCCGGCGCCCTGCTCATGCTCGTGGTCGCCTGGCAGCTGGGCAACCACCCGGCCGGAGCACCGACCAAGCCTCGCCCGCGCGCACGCGGGCAGGCGCTCGTCCTGCTCCGCCGCCCCGCCATCCAGGCCGCCTTCCTCTTCTCGTTCATCTGCCTCTTCACCATCAGCATGCGCGGCAACTTCCTGCCGATCTTCCTCGAGGAGGGGGCGATGAGCGCGAGCGCCATCGGCCTGATCCTCGCCGCCGGCTCGCTCGGCCAGGCGGCCATCCGCCCGTTCACCAACATCCTCCTCAGGCGCACCGGGCTCGTGGTGACCATGGTCGTCGCGGCGCTGATCGCCGTCGTCGGCCTCACCGTCATGCCGCTGACGTCGCTCGTCTGGCTCCTGATGGCGCTCGCGTTCGCCCACGGCGTCGGCGCCGGGCTCCACCAGTCGCTCGGCCTCGTGCTGCTCGCGGAGGCGACCTCCGACGACGAGCGGGGTTACGCCGTAGGCCTGAGGGCCACCGTCAACCAGGTGTCGAGCGCGGGCGCGCCCCTGCTCGCCGGCGGCCTCGCCGACGTCTCCGGCACCAAGAGCGCCTTCTACGTCATCGGCGGCCTGCTCCTCCTCAGCACGTTCAGCCTACGGAGCGTCCTGCAGCGGGCCGAGCGCCACCGCAAGGCCGGTTCGTCCACCCAAGCCGTCAACATCGCACCGAAGGAGGCGACCTAGATGACCAAGCCCAACGCCAGCGAGCTCAAGAGCCGCGCATTCGCCGAGGTCGACGCCCTGAGAGGTGAGGCCGTCGCGATCGCGAAGGACCTCCACGCCCACCCGGAGGTGGGTTGGCGCACGCAGCGCTCCGCCGACCTGCTCACGGACTACCTGGAGAAGCACGGCATGTTCGTCGAGAAGGCGGTCGCCGAGCTGGGCGAGGTCTCCGACGTCGACTGCTCGTTCAGGGCGAGCATCCCGGGCCACATGGGCGGCGGGGT from Trueperaceae bacterium includes:
- a CDS encoding MFS transporter; the encoded protein is MTTLRTPWRVQILIYLLAFGSFYQQSVLLPVLPRYAGDLGISVGLIGLLLAARFIVPALFAAQLGEWTARFGLTRSLIWVSVGTILTTPLYLIADNVPLLFLAQVVNGSLYMATWICAQTYATRVPDRDWVVGVFATITAVGMTVGPLVGGYLLDVSGYTAAFGAYAAGALLMLVVAWQLGNHPAGAPTKPRPRARGQALVLLRRPAIQAAFLFSFICLFTISMRGNFLPIFLEEGAMSASAIGLILAAGSLGQAAIRPFTNILLRRTGLVVTMVVAALIAVVGLTVMPLTSLVWLLMALAFAHGVGAGLHQSLGLVLLAEATSDDERGYAVGLRATVNQVSSAGAPLLAGGLADVSGTKSAFYVIGGLLLLSTFSLRSVLQRAERHRKAGSSTQAVNIAPKEAT
- a CDS encoding ABC transporter permease translates to MARKRSLLKAFKGNRAAVVGAVVVSLIVLVAVFAPFIAPFDPEAINLRARMKPPSAEHWFGTDELGRDIVSRVVWGARPSLMVGFVSVAIATVVGTLFGLLSGYLGEAVDSLIMRVMDIVLSFPLLLLALVVLSLFGQSLWNIMLAVAVASVPQYARVVRASVLSVKRLEYVEAVSGLGAGHGRILFKHILGNVLAPLIVLATVRVAAAITIEAALSFLGFGDPSAATWGNIVATGRPYLTNAPWIATLGGLAISVTVLGLNLLGDGLRDAMDPRLKGAATPG